From the genome of Halomonas sp. LR3S48:
CCTTGGGGTTGGCCACCGCCGTGACGAAGCCCTGCAGCGCCAGTTGGCCACGCGAAGCCGGCACCAGCTCGATGCTGTCGAGCGGAATGGCCATGCGCCCCCGGGAACGCCACATCATCACCCCCAGGTAGCCGAGGTAGGCACCACCGACCCACTTGAACAAAGCGAAAAGTTCGGGCTGGCGCAACATCAATGCTGCCACCCCGGCTCCGGCAGCGGCGGCCACCAGGCCGACGCCGACGAGCTCCCCCGCCATCATCCATAGCGTGCGCCTGACCCCCTGGGTCATGCCCAGCACCATCGACAGCGTCATGCACATGCCCGGTGTCAAAGAGACGAACAAAAAGGTCGGCACGAACACCGACAGCAGCGATAGCTTGATCATGAGAAGGATCTCGAGTCTCGCCCTGGCACTTCAGCCTGCCAGGATTCGATGACATTCAGGTGGCCTCAGGCGGGTACGACGCTCACTCTCCCCAGCGCGGCAACAGGCGATGCTCGATACCAAGCTGGTTGAGGATCCGAGCCACGATG
Proteins encoded in this window:
- a CDS encoding LysE family translocator, giving the protein MIKLSLLSVFVPTFLFVSLTPGMCMTLSMVLGMTQGVRRTLWMMAGELVGVGLVAAAAGAGVAALMLRQPELFALFKWVGGAYLGYLGVMMWRSRGRMAIPLDSIELVPASRGQLALQGFVTAVANPKGWAFFVALLPPFLDASRPLGGQLAVLIAVILTIEFLSLLLYAAGGRGLRRVLGESGNVRLLNRVAGTLMIGVGCWLAFG